A DNA window from Treponema primitia ZAS-1 contains the following coding sequences:
- a CDS encoding ABC transporter permease: MIGALTLLLSGAIQSGTSVLYGVYGETLCERVGVLYMGIEGSMVLGAFAAYMVTSETGSPVLGLGAGMLAGALLALAHAYFVITRRTNQIATGLTLMFLGLGLTAFFGRKYTSIHVDGFRELAIPLLSKIPVIGQAIFTQDPITYISFILGPLLWFLIFKTRTGILFRGTGEDEKVVFAYGVNPVLFRYLGVLAGGALAGIGGAQLSIAYTHTWIEGITNGRGIIAVALVILASWNPAKAYIGAYIFGGAQALQLILQQQGYNISPFLLLMLPYVLTLAALFAMSKQKRQVMPEELKRVINN, translated from the coding sequence ATGATTGGCGCATTAACACTGCTGCTCTCCGGGGCCATTCAGTCCGGTACTTCGGTTCTCTACGGCGTATACGGCGAAACCCTCTGTGAACGGGTGGGGGTTCTGTACATGGGTATCGAGGGCAGCATGGTCCTGGGGGCCTTTGCGGCCTACATGGTCACTTCCGAAACCGGTTCCCCCGTTCTGGGACTGGGGGCAGGTATGCTGGCGGGGGCCCTGCTCGCCCTGGCGCACGCCTACTTTGTCATCACCCGCAGGACAAACCAGATTGCCACGGGGCTTACCCTGATGTTTCTGGGACTGGGGCTTACCGCTTTCTTTGGCAGAAAATATACGAGCATCCATGTGGACGGTTTCCGGGAGCTTGCCATCCCCCTGCTCTCAAAAATACCGGTTATCGGGCAGGCGATTTTTACCCAGGACCCTATCACCTATATTTCTTTTATTCTGGGGCCCCTTTTATGGTTCCTCATTTTTAAAACTCGCACCGGAATACTATTTAGGGGAACCGGGGAGGATGAAAAGGTGGTCTTTGCCTACGGGGTTAATCCTGTGCTGTTCCGCTACCTGGGGGTTCTGGCCGGGGGCGCTCTGGCGGGAATTGGGGGAGCCCAGCTTTCCATTGCCTACACCCACACCTGGATCGAGGGAATAACCAATGGCCGGGGTATTATCGCGGTGGCCCTGGTTATTCTTGCGTCATGGAACCCCGCTAAGGCCTATATCGGGGCGTACATTTTCGGCGGCGCCCAGGCCTTACAGCTTATCCTGCAGCAGCAGGGTTACAACATTTCACCTTTTCTGCTGCTCATGCTGCCCTATGTGTTGACCCTGGCGGCGCTCTTTGCCATGTCGAAACAAAAGCGGCAGGTGATGCCCGAGGAACTAAAGCGGGTGATCAATAACTGA
- a CDS encoding ABC transporter permease: MVMRKIPARSLSNAGVWFLVLISPVALFGLFLAAQGVDAMGTYASMVRLTLFTGYGMGEVIIKTTPLIFIAVATCVSAKAGIVNVGGEGQFAMGALASTALGVSLGASLPAVAGIPLMALAGILGGLIWSGIAGLLKNHANMNSTITTLILNYIAVQVVSYFVFGLLKDPASFNWPMSPPIPNHLQLFKFGNSKVSITIFIALLTAVLVWLILGRTKWGFKIRVIGGNPMAALHAGYNVKKNQLIAMAISGGLCGFAGMLEMGSVEERLRQTTGVNYGYLGFLAAWMAWNNPLLSILTAFVIGFLSVSGNILEITSGLPSSSIRILMSVVLLAILWKGRKK, from the coding sequence ATGGTGATGCGGAAAATTCCGGCTAGATCCTTGAGCAATGCGGGGGTCTGGTTTTTGGTGTTGATTTCCCCGGTGGCGCTTTTTGGCCTGTTCCTGGCGGCCCAGGGAGTTGATGCCATGGGGACCTATGCTTCCATGGTCAGGCTGACCCTCTTTACCGGCTACGGTATGGGGGAGGTGATTATCAAAACCACCCCCCTCATCTTCATCGCCGTGGCAACCTGTGTTTCCGCAAAGGCGGGGATCGTCAACGTGGGCGGGGAAGGGCAGTTTGCCATGGGCGCCTTGGCGTCCACCGCCCTGGGGGTTTCCCTGGGCGCCTCCTTGCCGGCCGTGGCGGGCATACCCCTGATGGCTCTGGCGGGTATTTTAGGGGGCCTGATCTGGAGCGGTATCGCGGGGCTGCTTAAAAATCACGCCAATATGAACAGCACCATTACGACCCTCATTCTGAATTATATCGCCGTCCAGGTGGTGAGTTACTTTGTGTTCGGCCTTTTAAAGGACCCCGCCAGTTTTAACTGGCCCATGAGTCCCCCCATACCGAATCATTTGCAGTTATTCAAATTCGGTAATTCCAAGGTTAGTATTACTATTTTTATCGCCCTGCTTACGGCGGTTTTGGTTTGGCTCATCCTGGGCAGGACCAAGTGGGGCTTTAAGATCCGCGTCATAGGGGGGAACCCCATGGCGGCGCTCCACGCGGGATATAATGTTAAAAAGAACCAGCTTATCGCCATGGCAATCAGCGGGGGGCTTTGCGGCTTTGCGGGGATGCTGGAGATGGGCTCCGTGGAAGAACGGCTGAGGCAGACCACGGGGGTTAACTACGGTTACCTGGGGTTTCTGGCTGCCTGGATGGCCTGGAACAACCCCCTGCTCTCGATACTCACCGCTTTTGTGATCGGTTTCCTTTCGGTGTCCGGAAACATTCTGGAAATAACCAGCGGCCTTCCCTCATCATCAATACGGATCCTCATGTCCGTGGTATTGCTGGCCATACTCTGGAAGGGGCGGAAAAAATGA
- a CDS encoding ABC transporter ATP-binding protein: MDDPIIEVKHMVMRFGSFTANEDINLQIRRSEIHAIVGENGAGKSTLMKVLYGVNIPSSGEILVDGRPAELHPPARAIAAGIGMVFQDFRLVSAFTVLENILLALPKEAAKNRAGVRSEILEISGKYHIPVDPDMYIWEMDLGQRQRVEIIKVLLMKNTRVLIFDEPTSVLTEHEAGVFVELLKKLRDDGYGILFITHKLHEVMECADIITVLRQGKVTHIAKKEDGFRRDALVKSMMGEEVAGKTLDYGSYKNSKDMMTKSEFNFICRGLFIEDDHRREIIRNIHLEVRAGEIYGLAGISGRGQRELLETIFGIRVPSGNPLQGVLYLHGEDITITDINTRIAGGVSFISEDPIRDNVVPGMSIGEHMALGGVPLKSRGLGIDWKAVREEIDQVDSVRLLGVPDLNRSMDTLSGGNVQRVVLSRAVAKVPKLLLASYPSRGLDVGTVLAVHQLLLRLKQQGCAILLVSEDLGELFDLSDRLGVIADNAIYGPYDPRDISQAEIGNIMLGGAVPA; encoded by the coding sequence ATGGACGATCCGATTATCGAAGTAAAACACATGGTTATGCGGTTCGGCAGCTTTACCGCCAACGAGGATATCAACCTGCAAATCCGGCGCTCCGAGATCCACGCCATAGTCGGGGAGAACGGCGCCGGCAAGAGCACCCTGATGAAGGTCCTCTACGGGGTTAATATTCCCAGCTCCGGGGAGATTTTGGTGGATGGCCGGCCGGCGGAGCTGCATCCCCCCGCCAGGGCCATCGCCGCGGGCATAGGCATGGTGTTCCAGGACTTCCGGCTGGTGTCGGCCTTTACGGTTTTGGAAAATATACTCCTTGCCCTGCCAAAGGAGGCGGCAAAAAACCGCGCCGGGGTGCGGAGCGAAATTCTGGAGATCTCCGGCAAGTACCACATCCCCGTGGACCCCGACATGTATATATGGGAGATGGACCTGGGCCAGCGGCAGCGGGTGGAAATTATCAAGGTTCTTTTGATGAAGAACACCAGGGTTCTGATCTTTGACGAACCCACCAGTGTGCTGACCGAACACGAGGCGGGGGTGTTTGTGGAACTGTTAAAAAAACTGCGGGATGACGGTTACGGCATCCTTTTTATCACCCATAAGCTCCACGAGGTGATGGAGTGCGCGGATATCATCACGGTGCTGCGCCAGGGGAAGGTCACCCATATTGCCAAAAAAGAAGATGGCTTCCGCCGGGACGCCCTGGTCAAAAGCATGATGGGGGAAGAGGTTGCAGGCAAGACCCTGGACTACGGTTCCTATAAAAACAGCAAAGATATGATGACAAAATCGGAATTCAACTTTATCTGCCGGGGTCTCTTTATAGAGGACGATCACCGCCGGGAAATTATCCGGAACATCCATCTGGAAGTGAGGGCCGGAGAAATCTACGGCTTGGCGGGAATTTCCGGCCGGGGACAGCGGGAGCTTTTAGAAACTATCTTTGGTATCCGCGTTCCCTCCGGAAATCCCCTCCAGGGGGTGTTGTATCTCCACGGCGAGGACATCACCATTACCGATATCAACACCCGGATCGCAGGCGGCGTTTCTTTTATTTCCGAAGACCCCATCCGGGACAATGTGGTGCCCGGGATGAGCATAGGCGAGCACATGGCGCTGGGAGGGGTGCCCCTGAAAAGCCGGGGGCTTGGCATAGACTGGAAGGCCGTGCGGGAGGAAATCGATCAGGTAGATTCCGTCCGGCTGCTGGGGGTGCCCGACCTTAACCGGAGTATGGACACCCTTTCCGGGGGCAATGTGCAGCGGGTGGTCCTGTCCAGGGCGGTTGCCAAGGTGCCCAAACTGCTTCTGGCAAGTTATCCCTCCCGGGGGCTTGATGTGGGTACCGTGCTTGCGGTCCACCAACTCCTGCTTCGTCTTAAGCAGCAGGGCTGCGCCATACTCCTGGTGTCCGAAGATTTGGGGGAGCTCTTCGATCTATCGGACCGTCTGGGTGTCATTGCGGACAATGCAATCTACGGTCCCTACGACCCCCGGGATATTTCCCAGGCCGAAATAGGCAACATCATGCTGGGCGGGGCTGTTCCCGCCTAA
- the atzF gene encoding allophanate hydrolase, with protein sequence MLPKTLSANWLRKQYLTGTLNPEEVIAEIINRVEANREKNIWITEPFMESIKPRIAALKNLDIKDHPLWGIPFAIKDNIDLEGVPTTAGCPAYAYTPKTSAAVVDNLIAAGALPLGKTNLDQFATGLVGTRSPYGEVHNALNGDYISGGSSAGSAVCVALGQAVFALGTDTAGSGRVPAALNNLVGFKPSRGAWPLLGVVPACESLDCVTVFANTTGDCMLVDAAARKFNAADKWSRPLPPPAPEAPQYICLPREEPEFFGDLAAAYQQCWQTFTQAITAMATISGIAIHRIDTGLFQRAASILYGGPWIAERWEALGEFVEARPGDIFPVTRGILSSGKGEGMSAQALFKAMHELETYRQETRQLLAGGVLVLPTAGGTWTRAQVRENPVETNSKLGLYTNHCNLLDLAAIAVPFGHTDDGFPFGVTAFSLYNKEGYLRSLAESIHRLAERRITLAVHGLHMRDMPLNQALLDLGAEFIGTARTAPEYRLFALNTTPAKPGLLRVGAGDAVKGCSIATELWSLPGEGFARLIASIPAPMSFGKIHLNDGGEVTGFLCEDYAAKDAEDISAYGGWKKFLETRV encoded by the coding sequence ATGCTGCCCAAAACCCTTTCTGCCAATTGGCTGCGGAAACAGTACCTGACGGGGACTTTAAATCCCGAAGAGGTGATTGCGGAAATTATAAACCGCGTTGAGGCCAACCGGGAAAAAAATATCTGGATCACTGAACCGTTCATGGAAAGTATCAAACCCCGGATCGCCGCCCTAAAAAATTTAGACATTAAGGACCATCCCCTCTGGGGCATACCCTTTGCGATCAAGGACAACATCGATCTGGAAGGGGTCCCCACCACCGCAGGCTGCCCGGCATATGCCTACACTCCCAAAACCAGCGCCGCCGTGGTGGACAACCTTATCGCCGCAGGGGCCCTGCCCCTGGGCAAAACCAATTTGGATCAGTTCGCCACGGGCCTGGTGGGGACCCGTAGTCCCTATGGGGAAGTGCATAATGCGCTGAATGGGGACTACATCAGCGGTGGTTCCAGCGCAGGTTCCGCGGTTTGTGTGGCCCTGGGGCAGGCGGTGTTTGCCCTGGGCACCGATACCGCCGGTTCCGGACGGGTTCCCGCGGCGCTGAACAATCTGGTGGGTTTTAAACCGAGCCGGGGCGCATGGCCCCTCTTGGGGGTGGTTCCGGCGTGCGAAAGCCTGGACTGCGTTACGGTCTTTGCCAATACCACCGGGGACTGTATGCTCGTTGATGCCGCCGCCCGCAAATTCAACGCCGCCGACAAATGGTCCCGCCCCCTGCCGCCGCCGGCGCCGGAAGCCCCGCAGTATATCTGTCTGCCCAGGGAGGAGCCGGAATTTTTTGGCGATCTGGCCGCAGCGTATCAACAATGCTGGCAGACCTTTACCCAGGCCATTACGGCGATGGCGACCATCAGCGGTATTGCGATCCATCGGATTGACACCGGTCTTTTTCAAAGGGCGGCATCCATACTCTACGGCGGCCCCTGGATCGCCGAACGCTGGGAAGCCCTGGGGGAATTTGTGGAGGCCCGCCCCGGGGACATATTCCCCGTAACCCGCGGTATCTTAAGCTCCGGCAAGGGGGAAGGCATGAGCGCCCAAGCCCTGTTCAAGGCCATGCACGAACTGGAAACATACCGGCAGGAAACCCGTCAGCTTTTGGCCGGAGGTGTTCTTGTCCTGCCCACCGCCGGCGGCACCTGGACCCGGGCCCAGGTGCGGGAAAACCCCGTGGAGACCAACAGCAAACTGGGGCTTTACACCAACCACTGCAACCTCCTGGACCTTGCCGCCATCGCCGTTCCCTTTGGCCATACCGATGACGGATTTCCCTTTGGCGTTACGGCATTTTCCCTTTATAACAAGGAAGGCTATTTACGGTCCCTGGCGGAAAGCATACACCGGCTCGCGGAAAGGAGGATCACCCTAGCGGTACACGGCCTCCATATGCGGGATATGCCTTTAAACCAAGCGCTGCTGGACCTGGGGGCGGAGTTTATCGGAACCGCCCGGACGGCCCCGGAGTACCGGCTCTTTGCCCTGAACACCACCCCGGCAAAACCAGGGCTTTTACGCGTCGGGGCTGGGGATGCCGTTAAGGGCTGCTCCATTGCGACCGAACTCTGGAGCCTTCCCGGGGAAGGTTTCGCCCGGTTGATTGCGTCGATTCCGGCTCCCATGTCCTTTGGCAAAATCCATTTAAACGATGGCGGGGAAGTCACGGGCTTCCTCTGTGAGGATTACGCCGCAAAGGACGCGGAAGACATTAGCGCCTACGGCGGATGGAAAAAGTTTCTGGAAACCAGGGTGTAG
- a CDS encoding SulP family inorganic anion transporter produces MALFNSIKLVSLKDFIPRTFELFSKKGGQKYSLKSFGKDCISGLTVGIVALPLAMAFSIAAGGTPAQGLYTAIAAGFFISFLGGSKFQIGGPTGAFVVIIYGVIARHGMGGLIVATTMAGIILILMGVSGLGRLIKYIPYPVTTGFTTGIGVLIFSQQIKDFFGLAIEKTSPEFFESWGQYIGLLPTLQPVTLGIGLGALGIILLVRKLYPRIPAAVVGVIAATLVCYFLRLPTETIGTRFGGIPQGLPVPVVPKIGWGMIRDLLPDSFTIALLAAIESLLSAVVADSMTGDRHNANMELVAQGVGNIAGAFMGGIPATGAIARTATNIKAGAVSPVSGMIHSLTLVLFILFLAPAASAIPLACLSAVLMVVAWDMSNLARFARIVRRAPKSDAIVLLTTFILTIAVDLTFAVEVGMIMAVVLFLKRMIEVTEIHSGERIGSAGLMFADSLSSGNTAALPPHPKDVEIYEITGPFFFGVADMLQHTLRGVAKKPSAFILRMRDVPAIDSTGITALESFLAQCRHGKIKLIISEVREQPRKAMEKAGFIADLGAENIAATLEGAINLTKTVDFFLPDF; encoded by the coding sequence ATGGCATTATTTAATAGTATAAAACTTGTCTCACTCAAAGATTTTATCCCCAGGACTTTCGAGCTTTTTTCCAAAAAGGGTGGGCAGAAGTATTCCCTAAAGTCCTTTGGAAAGGATTGTATTTCCGGCCTTACGGTGGGCATTGTCGCCCTGCCTTTGGCCATGGCCTTCAGCATAGCCGCCGGGGGGACTCCGGCCCAGGGGCTGTATACCGCCATTGCGGCGGGCTTTTTTATCAGCTTCCTCGGGGGAAGCAAGTTTCAGATTGGCGGACCCACCGGGGCTTTTGTGGTGATCATCTACGGGGTAATAGCCCGGCACGGTATGGGAGGCCTCATTGTGGCCACCACCATGGCGGGGATTATCCTGATCCTCATGGGTGTCTCCGGTTTGGGGCGCCTGATAAAGTACATCCCCTACCCGGTTACCACGGGCTTTACCACCGGTATCGGGGTTCTGATTTTTTCCCAGCAAATAAAGGATTTTTTCGGCCTGGCGATTGAAAAAACATCCCCGGAATTTTTTGAATCCTGGGGACAGTACATTGGCTTATTGCCTACCCTGCAGCCCGTAACCCTGGGCATTGGCCTGGGCGCCCTGGGTATCATACTCCTGGTGCGGAAACTGTACCCCCGTATCCCCGCCGCAGTGGTTGGGGTTATCGCAGCTACCCTGGTATGCTACTTTCTCCGGCTGCCCACGGAAACCATCGGGACCCGGTTTGGGGGTATACCGCAGGGTCTGCCCGTACCGGTGGTCCCAAAGATCGGCTGGGGCATGATCCGGGACCTGCTGCCGGATAGTTTTACCATCGCCCTGCTGGCGGCCATCGAGTCCCTCCTTTCGGCGGTGGTTGCGGACAGCATGACCGGGGATCGGCATAACGCCAACATGGAACTGGTAGCCCAGGGGGTGGGCAACATAGCCGGCGCCTTTATGGGGGGCATACCCGCCACCGGCGCCATAGCCCGGACCGCAACGAATATCAAAGCCGGCGCGGTAAGCCCCGTCTCGGGGATGATCCACTCCCTGACCCTGGTGCTTTTCATCCTTTTTCTGGCGCCTGCGGCCTCCGCCATTCCCCTGGCCTGTCTTTCGGCGGTACTCATGGTGGTAGCCTGGGACATGAGTAACCTTGCCCGGTTCGCCCGGATCGTCCGCCGGGCCCCCAAGAGCGACGCCATAGTGCTCCTTACCACCTTCATACTCACCATTGCGGTGGACCTGACCTTTGCGGTGGAAGTGGGGATGATCATGGCGGTGGTCCTCTTCCTCAAACGGATGATTGAAGTAACGGAAATACATTCCGGTGAAAGGATTGGCAGCGCCGGTTTAATGTTCGCCGACAGCCTATCCTCCGGAAACACCGCCGCCCTGCCTCCGCATCCCAAGGATGTTGAAATATACGAAATTACCGGCCCCTTCTTTTTCGGTGTGGCGGATATGCTCCAGCACACCCTGCGGGGGGTAGCAAAAAAGCCCAGCGCCTTTATTCTGCGGATGCGGGATGTTCCCGCCATAGACTCCACGGGGATCACCGCCCTGGAATCTTTTCTGGCCCAATGCCGGCATGGCAAAATCAAGCTCATCATCAGCGAAGTCCGGGAGCAGCCGCGGAAGGCCATGGAAAAGGCGGGGTTCATCGCAGATCTGGGGGCGGAGAACATAGCCGCCACCCTGGAAGGGGCGATAAATCTGACAAAGACCGTTGACTTTTTCCTTCCCGATTTTTAA
- a CDS encoding type II toxin-antitoxin system HicA family toxin, which produces MKRNLLLKKLIDLGAELLRHGSGHDIYINPKTKVKQPIPRHNDIEERLAKSIIKKLS; this is translated from the coding sequence TTGAAAAGAAATTTGCTTCTGAAAAAACTAATAGACCTTGGAGCAGAGCTGCTCCGGCATGGTAGTGGTCACGATATATATATCAACCCAAAAACAAAGGTAAAACAACCCATCCCGCGGCACAATGACATTGAAGAACGTCTTGCAAAAAGTATTATCAAAAAGCTCTCATAA
- a CDS encoding ArsR/SmtB family transcription factor, with protein sequence MSTYIAEIDNCDCNTIHEDIVADVRKHMPREESLLDLADLFKVFGDSTRVKIISALLHSEMCVCDIAVLLGMTKSSISHQLRALRQTKLVKYRRDGKVVFYSLDDEHVGAIFAAGLVHVCERS encoded by the coding sequence ATGAGTACGTACATTGCCGAAATTGACAACTGCGACTGCAATACCATCCACGAGGATATCGTCGCCGATGTCCGCAAACATATGCCCAGGGAGGAATCCCTGCTGGACCTGGCGGATCTCTTCAAAGTCTTTGGGGATTCGACCCGGGTTAAGATCATCAGCGCCCTGCTCCACTCCGAGATGTGCGTCTGCGATATCGCGGTACTCCTGGGGATGACCAAGTCCTCAATTTCCCACCAGCTGCGGGCCCTCAGGCAGACAAAACTGGTTAAATACCGCCGGGATGGAAAGGTGGTGTTTTATTCCCTGGATGACGAACATGTGGGGGCCATATTCGCCGCCGGTTTAGTCCACGTATGCGAAAGGAGCTAG